The following are encoded together in the Azospirillum lipoferum 4B genome:
- the chrA gene encoding chromate efflux transporter gives MTDAPDAPAPPAPPPRLAQSATVPAFGTFCLYWLRLGLTSFGGPAGQIAMMQSELVDRRRWIDQRRFLHALNFCMLLPGPEAQQLATYIGWRLHGVRGGLVAGGLFVLPGALVLLVLSWIAAAHGDTGLVGALFDGIKPAVVAIIVAAVWRMGRRTLKGPAAVAMAGAAFLALFALHLPFPLVIGAAAAVGGVAARTGRHWFAHPHPVADGDSAKDEPDEPAPKPARLLGLAMLFVLLWAVPVGAVLLAFGADPWRGIAALFTKAAFVTFGGAYAVLPYIAGQAVESYGWLSPREMVDGLALAETTPGPLILVTQYVGFFAGWNRPGDLSPGLAGTLGAALTTYVTFLPCFLFIFAGAPYVERLIHNRLAAGALAAIAAAVVGVILNLGVYLGMAVLLPHGQSAGHMIWAWAIMLAALYALTRRAMAIHWVVLGGAAAGLLQAAASSL, from the coding sequence ATGACCGACGCTCCCGACGCTCCCGCCCCGCCCGCTCCGCCGCCCAGGCTGGCGCAATCCGCCACGGTCCCTGCCTTCGGCACCTTCTGCCTCTACTGGCTGCGGCTGGGGCTGACCAGCTTCGGCGGGCCGGCCGGGCAGATCGCGATGATGCAGAGCGAGCTGGTCGACCGCCGCCGCTGGATCGACCAGAGGCGGTTCCTGCACGCGCTGAATTTCTGCATGCTGCTGCCGGGGCCGGAGGCGCAACAGCTCGCCACCTATATCGGCTGGCGGCTGCACGGGGTGCGCGGCGGGCTGGTGGCGGGCGGGCTGTTCGTGCTGCCGGGTGCCCTGGTCCTGCTGGTCCTGTCCTGGATCGCCGCCGCCCATGGCGACACCGGGCTGGTCGGCGCGCTGTTCGACGGCATCAAGCCGGCGGTGGTGGCGATCATCGTCGCCGCGGTCTGGCGGATGGGCCGCCGCACGCTGAAGGGACCGGCGGCGGTGGCGATGGCCGGCGCCGCCTTCCTCGCCCTGTTCGCGCTGCATCTGCCCTTCCCGCTGGTCATCGGCGCCGCGGCGGCGGTCGGCGGCGTCGCGGCGCGGACGGGCCGCCACTGGTTCGCCCACCCGCACCCGGTGGCCGACGGCGACTCCGCGAAGGACGAGCCGGACGAGCCGGCGCCCAAGCCCGCACGGCTGCTCGGACTGGCGATGCTGTTCGTCCTCTTGTGGGCGGTGCCGGTGGGGGCGGTGCTGCTGGCCTTCGGGGCCGATCCCTGGCGCGGCATCGCGGCGCTGTTCACCAAGGCGGCCTTCGTCACCTTCGGCGGCGCCTATGCCGTGCTGCCCTACATCGCCGGGCAGGCGGTGGAGTCCTATGGCTGGCTCAGCCCGCGCGAGATGGTCGACGGGCTGGCCCTGGCCGAGACGACGCCGGGGCCGCTGATCCTGGTGACGCAATATGTCGGCTTCTTCGCCGGCTGGAACCGGCCGGGGGACCTGTCGCCGGGGCTGGCGGGAACGCTGGGGGCGGCGCTGACGACCTACGTCACCTTCCTGCCCTGCTTCCTGTTCATCTTCGCCGGAGCCCCTTATGTGGAGCGGCTGATCCACAACCGTCTGGCCGCGGGGGCGCTGGCCGCCATCGCCGCGGCGGTGGTGGGGGTGATCCTGAACCTGGGCGTCTATCTGGGAATGGCGGTGCTGCTGCCGCACGGGCAGTCTGCCGGACACATGATCTGGGCCTGGGCGATCATGCTGGCCGCGCTCTACGCCCTGACCCGCCGGGCCATGGCGATCCACTGGGTGGTGCTGGGGGGAGCCGCGGCGGGCCTGCTCCAGGCCGCCGCATCTTCCCTGTAG
- a CDS encoding mitochondrial fission ELM1 family protein, whose product MQPLTCWVVSDGKAGMENQCIGLAEALGLTPVIKRVHLRTPWRQLTPYWRIGNRFAAGPKGDPVEPPWPDILIGTGRQSIAVSLAVRRQSRGRTFTVQIQDPVMNPRHFDLVVVPRHDKLRADNVLVTRGALHRVTPAILADAAERFAPRLAHLPHPRIAVLIGGDNGVYRLTPTIMGDVAERLANLTRSHGAGLMVTPSRRTGADNEAILRARLSGLPAEVWDGTGENPYFAYLGLADAVVVTCDSVSMTSEACSTGKPVYVIELDGGSPKFRAFHDGLYQDGITRPFDGSLDHWSYRPMDETRIVAEEAMRRLSAHRKRHGLA is encoded by the coding sequence ATGCAACCTTTGACGTGTTGGGTCGTGTCGGACGGCAAGGCCGGCATGGAAAACCAGTGCATCGGGCTGGCCGAGGCGCTGGGCCTGACGCCGGTGATCAAGCGCGTCCATCTGCGCACCCCCTGGCGCCAGCTGACCCCCTACTGGCGGATCGGCAACCGCTTCGCCGCCGGCCCCAAGGGCGATCCGGTGGAGCCGCCCTGGCCCGACATCCTGATCGGCACCGGCCGGCAGTCCATCGCCGTCTCGCTGGCGGTGCGCCGCCAGTCGCGCGGGCGGACCTTCACCGTCCAGATCCAGGACCCGGTGATGAACCCGCGGCATTTCGATCTGGTCGTCGTGCCGCGCCACGACAAGCTGCGGGCCGACAACGTTCTGGTGACGCGCGGGGCGCTGCACCGGGTGACGCCCGCCATCCTGGCCGACGCCGCCGAACGCTTCGCCCCGCGGCTGGCCCATCTGCCGCATCCGCGCATCGCCGTGCTGATCGGCGGCGACAACGGGGTCTACCGCCTGACGCCCACCATCATGGGCGACGTGGCGGAACGGCTGGCCAACCTGACGCGCAGCCATGGTGCCGGGCTGATGGTCACCCCGTCGCGCCGCACCGGCGCCGACAACGAGGCGATCCTGCGCGCCCGCCTGTCCGGCCTGCCGGCGGAGGTGTGGGACGGCACCGGCGAGAACCCCTATTTCGCCTATCTGGGCTTGGCGGATGCGGTGGTGGTGACCTGCGACAGCGTGTCGATGACGTCGGAGGCCTGCTCCACCGGCAAGCCGGTCTATGTGATCGAGCTGGACGGCGGGTCGCCCAAGTTCCGCGCCTTCCATGACGGGCTGTACCAGGACGGCATCACCCGGCCCTTCGACGGTTCGCTCGACCATTGGAGCTATCGGCCGATGGACGAGACGCGGATCGTCGCCGAGGAGGCGATGCGCCGCCTGTCGGCCCACCGGAAGCGGCACGGTCTGGCGTAA
- a CDS encoding pseudouridine-5'-phosphate glycosidase: MHPILLPTPEVADALAANRPVVALESTVISHGMPYPRNLETARALEAEVRAAGAIPATIAVMDGRIRIGLDDEALERLATGGHAVRKLSRRDLPVAIATRALGATTVAATMIGARLAGIPVFATGGIGGVHRGAETSFDISADLDELARTSVCVVCAGAKSILDLPKTLEVLETRGVPVLGFGTDEFPAFYSRRSGLPVDHRCDNVTEVADILRAKWQLGLDGGVLLANPIPPVDALDADAMEAAVTEALADAESKEIKGKDITPHLLAALERITGGRSLTANIALIRNNARVAAGVAAALAAG; encoded by the coding sequence ATGCACCCGATCCTGCTGCCGACCCCCGAGGTCGCCGACGCGCTTGCCGCCAACCGCCCGGTGGTGGCCCTGGAATCGACGGTGATCTCCCACGGCATGCCCTACCCCCGCAACCTGGAGACCGCCCGCGCGCTGGAGGCGGAGGTGCGGGCCGCCGGGGCGATCCCCGCCACCATCGCGGTGATGGACGGGCGAATCCGCATCGGGCTGGACGACGAGGCGCTCGAACGTCTGGCGACCGGCGGCCATGCCGTGCGCAAGCTCAGCCGCCGCGACCTGCCCGTCGCCATCGCGACTCGGGCGCTGGGGGCAACCACGGTGGCGGCGACGATGATCGGGGCGCGGCTGGCCGGCATCCCGGTCTTCGCCACCGGCGGCATCGGCGGCGTTCATCGCGGGGCGGAGACCAGCTTCGACATCTCCGCCGACCTCGACGAGCTGGCCCGAACCTCGGTCTGCGTGGTCTGCGCCGGGGCCAAGTCGATTCTCGACCTGCCCAAGACGCTGGAGGTGCTGGAGACCCGCGGAGTCCCCGTGCTGGGCTTCGGCACAGACGAATTTCCTGCTTTCTACAGCCGCCGCAGCGGCCTGCCGGTCGATCATCGCTGTGACAACGTGACCGAGGTGGCGGACATCCTGCGGGCGAAGTGGCAGCTTGGCCTGGACGGCGGCGTGCTGCTGGCGAACCCGATCCCGCCCGTCGACGCGCTCGACGCCGACGCCATGGAAGCCGCCGTCACCGAGGCGCTGGCCGACGCGGAATCCAAGGAAATCAAGGGAAAGGACATCACTCCCCACCTGCTGGCGGCGCTGGAGCGCATCACCGGCGGGCGCAGCCTGACCGCCAACATCGCGCTGATCCGCAACAATGCGCGGGTCGCCGCCGGGGTCGCCGCCGCCCTCGCCGCCGGCTAG
- a CDS encoding 2OG-Fe(II) oxygenase — protein MSMLDLDKFRATPLQHDPYDFLCVPGFVKREFLEELHRDYPKVDRPGSIPLGVFPQGPSFDRLIAELKGPEVCKAFSDKFGLDLSGYPTMFTARGMCRPTDGKIHPDSASKVITVLIYMNPPWEATGGRLRILRSQNLEDYAAEVPPEEGTLMCFRRSDTSWHGHYPFEGQRRAIQMNWVKGSVYIWHEQWRHRIGAWAKGVFGGQAQGY, from the coding sequence ATGTCCATGCTCGATCTGGACAAGTTCCGCGCCACCCCTCTGCAGCACGACCCCTACGACTTCCTGTGCGTTCCCGGCTTCGTGAAGCGCGAGTTTCTCGAGGAGCTGCACCGCGACTATCCCAAGGTCGACCGGCCCGGCTCGATCCCGCTGGGCGTCTTCCCCCAGGGGCCGAGCTTCGACCGGCTGATCGCCGAACTGAAGGGGCCGGAGGTCTGCAAGGCCTTTTCCGACAAGTTCGGGCTCGACCTGTCGGGCTACCCGACCATGTTCACGGCGCGCGGCATGTGCCGGCCGACCGACGGCAAGATCCATCCGGATTCGGCCAGCAAGGTCATCACGGTGCTGATCTACATGAACCCGCCCTGGGAGGCCACCGGCGGCCGTCTGCGCATCCTGCGCTCCCAGAACCTGGAGGATTACGCCGCCGAGGTCCCGCCGGAGGAAGGCACCCTGATGTGCTTCCGCCGCAGCGACACCTCCTGGCACGGCCACTATCCCTTCGAAGGCCAGCGCCGCGCGATCCAGATGAACTGGGTCAAGGGCAGCGTCTACATCTGGCACGAACAATGGCGCCACCGTATCGGCGCCTGGGCCAAGGGCGTCTTCGGCGGGCAGGCGCAGGGGTATTGA
- a CDS encoding 2OG-Fe(II) oxygenase has product MTTADAVSASFLRCLERSRLSETPYNHWLLSEALPEDDADAIAALPWGPPRVSDTYGKRETNNASRTYFGEENRAKHAVCETVAQAFQGRPVVEAIQRTCSVDLSGTSLRIEYCQDTDGFWLEPHTDIGVKKFTMLIYLSKGPNCSHWGTDVLDATRTVVARAPYAFNEGLIFIPADNTWHGFEKRPIDGVRKSIIVNYVGPEWRARQELCFPDKPIA; this is encoded by the coding sequence ATGACCACCGCCGACGCCGTTTCCGCCTCCTTCCTGCGCTGCCTGGAGCGCAGCCGGCTGTCCGAGACGCCTTATAATCACTGGCTGCTGTCCGAAGCCCTGCCGGAGGACGACGCCGACGCCATCGCCGCCCTGCCCTGGGGGCCGCCGCGGGTGTCCGACACCTACGGCAAGCGCGAGACCAACAACGCGTCGCGCACCTATTTCGGCGAGGAGAACCGGGCGAAACATGCGGTGTGCGAGACGGTCGCCCAGGCCTTCCAGGGCCGCCCGGTGGTGGAGGCGATCCAGCGCACCTGCAGCGTCGACCTGTCCGGCACCAGCCTGCGCATCGAATATTGCCAGGACACCGACGGCTTCTGGCTGGAGCCGCACACCGACATCGGCGTCAAGAAATTCACGATGCTGATCTATCTGTCCAAGGGTCCGAACTGCTCGCACTGGGGCACCGACGTGCTGGACGCAACACGGACGGTGGTCGCCCGCGCACCCTACGCCTTCAATGAAGGCCTGATCTTTATCCCCGCCGATAATACCTGGCATGGATTCGAGAAACGTCCGATCGACGGCGTGCGCAAGTCGATCATCGTCAACTATGTCGGCCCCGAATGGCGGGCGCGGCAGGAGCTCTGCTTCCCTGACAAACCTATTGCATAA
- a CDS encoding Lrp/AsnC family transcriptional regulator, giving the protein MRRVKLDRIDRRILRDLQNDGRMTNVELARRAGISAPPCLRRVRALEEAGFIRGYHADVNPDALGFGVTVFAQVGLSSQAEADLKKFEELVNSWPLVRECNMLAGEYDFVLKIVAEDWDDYQRFLTTKLTSAPNVAHVKSALSIRTSKHTPGVPIDVDSPDIPEGTEDDEDEDFVEDEAETPARATRR; this is encoded by the coding sequence ATGCGGCGGGTCAAACTCGACCGAATTGACCGTCGGATTCTGCGCGATCTGCAGAACGACGGCCGGATGACCAACGTGGAGCTTGCCCGACGTGCCGGCATCTCCGCTCCGCCCTGCCTGCGCCGCGTCCGCGCGCTGGAGGAGGCGGGATTCATCCGTGGCTACCACGCCGACGTCAACCCCGATGCACTGGGGTTCGGCGTCACGGTGTTCGCCCAGGTCGGCCTCAGCAGCCAGGCCGAAGCGGACCTAAAGAAATTCGAGGAGCTCGTCAACAGCTGGCCGCTCGTGCGTGAGTGCAACATGCTGGCCGGTGAATATGATTTCGTGCTGAAGATCGTGGCGGAGGACTGGGACGACTACCAGCGCTTCCTGACGACCAAGCTGACGTCGGCGCCCAACGTCGCCCATGTGAAGTCGGCCCTGTCGATCCGCACCAGCAAGCACACCCCCGGCGTTCCCATCGACGTCGATTCGCCCGACATCCCGGAAGGGACCGAGGACGACGAGGACGAGGATTTCGTCGAGGACGAGGCCGAGACACCTGCCCGCGCCACCCGGCGCTGA
- a CDS encoding ligase-associated DNA damage response exonuclease, with amino-acid sequence MSAAHQFNPDRPHPDRWIRVLPEGLYVEPGGFHIDPVRPVERAVVTHGHSDHARPGNRHVLATPGTLAIMRQRMGEGVGGSLQALEYGETLRIGDVDVRLVPAGHVLGSAQVVLEHAGSRVVVSGDYKRRFDRTCAPFEPVPCDVFVTEATFGLPVFRHPPDLGEVGKLLHSMALFPERSHVVGVYALGKCQRLITLLRAAGYDRPIWLHGALEPLCRLYRDWGVELGELRPATVAAKEDLKGALVLAPPAAVADRWARRLADPVVAVASGWMRVRQRARQRGVELPLVISDHADWDELCQTLEDVGAPEVWVTHGREEALVHYATSRGIRARALALIGFEDEDSEGLSGGEAS; translated from the coding sequence ATGTCCGCTGCACACCAATTCAATCCAGATCGCCCGCACCCCGACAGGTGGATCAGGGTCCTGCCCGAGGGCCTCTATGTCGAGCCGGGGGGCTTCCACATCGACCCGGTGCGCCCGGTGGAGCGCGCGGTCGTCACCCATGGCCATTCCGACCATGCGAGGCCGGGCAACCGCCATGTGCTGGCGACTCCGGGCACGCTCGCCATCATGCGCCAGCGGATGGGGGAGGGGGTGGGGGGAAGCCTGCAAGCGCTGGAGTATGGCGAGACCTTGCGGATCGGCGATGTCGATGTGCGGCTGGTGCCGGCCGGCCATGTGCTGGGCAGCGCGCAGGTGGTGCTGGAGCATGCCGGGTCGCGCGTGGTGGTGTCGGGCGACTACAAGCGCCGCTTCGACCGCACCTGTGCGCCTTTCGAGCCGGTGCCTTGCGACGTCTTCGTGACCGAGGCGACCTTCGGCCTGCCGGTGTTCCGCCATCCGCCCGACCTGGGCGAAGTGGGGAAGCTGCTGCATTCGATGGCGCTGTTCCCGGAGCGCAGCCATGTCGTCGGCGTCTATGCGCTGGGCAAATGCCAGCGGCTGATCACGCTGCTGCGGGCGGCGGGATACGACCGGCCGATCTGGCTGCATGGCGCGCTGGAGCCGCTGTGCCGGCTATATCGCGATTGGGGCGTGGAACTGGGGGAACTGCGGCCGGCCACGGTGGCGGCGAAGGAGGATCTGAAGGGCGCGCTGGTGCTGGCCCCACCGGCGGCGGTGGCCGACCGCTGGGCGCGGCGGCTGGCCGATCCGGTGGTGGCGGTGGCGTCGGGCTGGATGCGGGTGCGCCAGCGTGCCCGCCAGCGCGGGGTGGAACTGCCGCTGGTCATCTCCGACCATGCCGACTGGGACGAACTGTGCCAGACGCTGGAGGATGTCGGCGCGCCGGAGGTCTGGGTGACGCATGGGCGGGAGGAGGCGCTGGTCCATTACGCCACCAGCCGCGGCATCCGCGCCCGCGCCCTGGCGCTGATCGGCTTCGAGGACGAGGATTCGGAAGGGCTGTCGGGAGGAGAGGCGTCGTGA
- a CDS encoding cisplatin damage response ATP-dependent DNA ligase produces MNRFAALIDALVFMPSRNGKIRLMVEHFATAPDPERGWALAALTGALSFREAKPAAIRELAATRVDPQLLALSYDYVGDLAETVALIWPERPERANSLPPSLDEVVEGLQAARRGQVIGLVEGWLDTLDTSGRFALLKLITGALRIGVSARLAKTALADWGKAARPEVGVDDVEEVWHGLTAPYAELFAWLEGRAERPATGSGAGFRPMMLSHPLEEEDRAALDPAAYAAEWKWDGIRVQLVARGGERRLYSRTGDDVSGAFPDIVDHMSFDAVLDGELLVARDGVVAPFNDLQQRLNRKTVTAQMLRDGPAWVRLYDILFDGGEDLRGLSFVERRARLERWYEAVRPRRMDLSPLVPFGGWDELVALREGARENGIEGLMLKRRDSAYLAGRPKGPWFKWKRGALTLDTVMMYAQRGHGKRSSYYSDYTFGVWRDHELGRELVPVGKAYSGFTDAELIELDRWVRNHTTRRYGPVREVEAGLVLEVAFDSVHPSTRHKSGLAMRFPRIHRIRWDKPAPEADRLETLAAMVVG; encoded by the coding sequence GTGAACCGCTTTGCCGCGCTGATCGACGCGCTGGTCTTCATGCCGTCGCGCAACGGCAAGATCCGCCTGATGGTCGAGCATTTCGCCACCGCGCCGGATCCCGAGCGCGGATGGGCGCTGGCGGCGCTGACCGGGGCCTTGAGCTTCCGCGAAGCCAAGCCGGCGGCGATCCGCGAACTGGCGGCGACCAGGGTCGATCCGCAGCTTCTGGCGCTGTCCTACGACTATGTCGGCGATCTGGCGGAGACGGTGGCGCTGATCTGGCCGGAGCGTCCGGAAAGGGCCAACAGCCTGCCGCCCAGCCTGGACGAGGTGGTGGAGGGCTTGCAGGCCGCCAGGCGCGGGCAGGTGATCGGGCTGGTGGAGGGCTGGCTCGACACGCTCGACACGTCGGGGCGCTTCGCTTTGCTGAAGCTGATCACCGGGGCACTGCGCATCGGCGTGTCGGCGCGGCTGGCCAAGACGGCGCTGGCGGACTGGGGCAAGGCGGCCCGGCCGGAGGTGGGCGTCGATGACGTGGAGGAGGTCTGGCATGGGCTGACCGCCCCCTATGCGGAACTGTTCGCCTGGCTGGAGGGGCGGGCCGAGCGGCCGGCGACCGGCTCCGGCGCCGGGTTCCGCCCGATGATGCTGTCCCACCCGCTGGAGGAGGAGGACCGGGCGGCGCTCGACCCCGCCGCCTATGCCGCCGAATGGAAGTGGGACGGCATCCGCGTGCAGCTGGTGGCCCGCGGCGGTGAGCGGCGGCTCTACAGCCGCACCGGCGACGACGTGTCCGGCGCCTTCCCCGACATTGTCGATCACATGAGCTTCGACGCGGTGCTGGACGGCGAATTGCTGGTGGCGCGCGACGGGGTGGTGGCGCCCTTCAACGACCTGCAGCAGCGGCTCAACCGCAAGACGGTGACGGCGCAGATGCTGCGCGACGGGCCGGCCTGGGTGCGGCTATACGACATCCTGTTCGACGGCGGGGAGGATCTGCGCGGCCTGTCCTTCGTCGAGCGCCGCGCCCGGCTGGAGCGCTGGTACGAGGCGGTGCGGCCGCGGCGGATGGATCTGTCGCCGCTGGTGCCCTTCGGCGGCTGGGACGAGCTGGTGGCTCTGCGCGAGGGCGCGCGGGAGAACGGCATCGAGGGGCTGATGCTGAAGCGGCGCGACAGCGCCTATCTGGCCGGGCGGCCGAAGGGGCCGTGGTTCAAGTGGAAGCGCGGGGCGCTGACGCTCGACACCGTGATGATGTACGCCCAGCGCGGCCACGGGAAGCGGTCGAGCTATTATTCCGACTACACCTTCGGCGTCTGGCGCGATCATGAGTTGGGCCGGGAGCTGGTGCCGGTCGGCAAGGCCTATTCCGGCTTCACCGATGCCGAGCTGATCGAACTGGACCGCTGGGTGCGCAACCACACCACCCGCCGCTACGGCCCGGTGCGCGAGGTGGAGGCCGGGCTGGTGCTGGAGGTCGCCTTCGACAGCGTGCATCCGTCGACCCGGCACAAGAGCGGGCTGGCGATGCGCTTCCCGCGCATCCACCGCATCCGCTGGGACAAGCCGGCGCCGGAGGCGGACCGGCTGGAGACGCTGGCGGCGATGGTGGTGGGGTGA
- a CDS encoding EAL domain-containing protein — protein MLMLLAMAASSLPVEGRATAPNRIVLVLHSYHQGYEWTDHQAAGIGKELAASAPNASVVTHYLDWKRFPEVQGHDRLRALISHRLPRGSVDVIVSTDDAALILALDLRRELYGPVPLVHGGVIGASARRLTEYEANVIGVDEGKDIEGTVRMAMAADPGLRRLFVLRDHTESGTALDTQIDELAAAGRFPAGLERQILPDLPFARLEEQLATLPPDSAVLLGTYATDRDGLVLPPEQFLELMSEKSSAPIYGLQEYLLGRGIAGGSLLSGLEHGRAVGSLAAAIVNGRSIASLPAERPESVIRAMDYRQVDRYGLDLSRVGPLDRLVNKPFSFLETYRWLVITVGIVIVLLTVMVLILSFALRQRRAAEAALLHSNQALSQSRRDLQAKLEELTVSREALCERERRMRLVAEASRDIIWSWNIAADTRVLSGRVVELLGVDALSIDSRAAWLDRIHPDDRGRAEEALQRHLSGELPEYRSEYRVRHRDGSYLWFYATGKALFDDTGRPVMMAGSYTDITAEKRQQDWLDHLAHFDPLTGLPNRLTLEKHVSRLIADDKSSGHSRPLALLFLDMDNFKFINDSFGHKAGDELLMALGLRVRRAAGEGLFIARLGGDEFVVVVHGGEPGEPADVAQRLEQALAAPFLVEGQHFFVTCSVGIARYPWDGRCFDDLLQNADTAMYRAKDSGRGRICTFTPEMNRRVVERMRMLSRARLAFDRQSFSLQYQPQVATSDGRVRGFEALIRWTDAELGPVSPDRFIPVCEDSGLIVPLGLWVLETACIEAMGLACRGIGSITMSVNMSAVQLAQNDFVPRVLEVLDRTGLPPNRLELEITESQMIGSLDAAIDKLNALRQIGVHIALDDFGTGYSSLTYLRTLPISTLKLDKAFINDVHRRPDARSMVSSISRIAHDLSRCVVAEGVEELAQWEALSRMGCDMIQGYFVSRPLPADRIDGFLAAWEERRMVLPIVSRDDVVVGMSTAGANRQPNGREPV, from the coding sequence GCGACGGCGCCGAACCGGATCGTGCTGGTGCTGCATTCCTACCACCAGGGCTATGAATGGACCGACCATCAGGCCGCCGGGATCGGCAAGGAACTGGCGGCCTCGGCGCCCAACGCGTCGGTTGTCACCCATTACCTGGACTGGAAGCGCTTTCCAGAGGTGCAGGGGCACGACCGGCTGCGGGCGCTCATCAGCCATCGGCTCCCCAGGGGCTCCGTCGACGTGATCGTCTCGACCGACGATGCTGCGCTGATTTTGGCGCTCGATCTGCGGAGGGAGCTGTATGGCCCGGTGCCGCTGGTGCATGGCGGCGTGATCGGAGCCTCGGCGCGCCGGCTGACCGAATACGAAGCCAACGTGATCGGCGTGGACGAGGGCAAGGACATCGAAGGCACGGTGCGCATGGCGATGGCCGCCGATCCCGGGCTGCGCCGCCTGTTCGTCCTGCGCGACCACACCGAATCGGGAACGGCGCTGGACACCCAGATCGATGAGCTTGCCGCCGCCGGCCGCTTTCCCGCCGGACTGGAGCGCCAGATCCTGCCCGACCTGCCCTTTGCCCGGCTGGAGGAGCAGCTGGCGACCCTGCCGCCGGACAGCGCCGTGCTGCTGGGCACCTACGCGACCGACCGTGACGGTCTGGTCCTGCCGCCCGAGCAGTTCCTGGAACTGATGAGCGAGAAGAGCAGTGCGCCGATCTATGGCCTGCAGGAATATCTTCTGGGCCGCGGCATCGCCGGCGGCAGCCTGCTGAGCGGGCTGGAGCATGGACGCGCGGTCGGCTCGCTGGCCGCGGCGATCGTGAATGGCAGATCCATCGCCTCCCTGCCGGCGGAGCGGCCGGAATCCGTCATCCGGGCGATGGATTACCGGCAGGTGGACCGTTACGGGCTCGATCTGTCGCGGGTGGGGCCGCTCGACCGGCTGGTGAACAAGCCCTTCTCCTTCCTGGAGACCTACCGCTGGCTGGTGATTACGGTCGGCATCGTCATCGTGCTGCTGACGGTCATGGTGCTGATCCTGTCCTTCGCGTTGCGCCAGCGCCGGGCCGCCGAGGCGGCCCTGCTGCACAGCAATCAGGCGCTCAGCCAATCGCGCCGGGACCTGCAGGCCAAGCTGGAGGAGTTGACCGTCAGCCGGGAGGCGCTGTGCGAACGCGAAAGGCGGATGCGGCTGGTGGCGGAGGCGTCGCGCGACATCATCTGGAGCTGGAACATTGCGGCCGACACCCGCGTCCTGTCCGGCCGGGTGGTGGAACTGCTGGGCGTTGACGCCCTCAGCATCGATTCGCGGGCGGCCTGGCTCGACCGCATCCACCCCGACGACCGTGGCAGGGCGGAAGAGGCGCTGCAGCGCCACCTGTCCGGCGAATTGCCGGAATACCGGTCGGAATACCGGGTCCGGCACCGCGACGGCAGTTACCTGTGGTTCTACGCGACCGGCAAGGCCCTGTTCGACGACACCGGAAGGCCGGTGATGATGGCCGGCTCCTACACCGACATCACGGCGGAGAAGCGGCAGCAGGATTGGCTGGATCACCTGGCCCATTTCGATCCGCTGACCGGTCTGCCGAACCGGTTGACACTGGAAAAGCATGTCAGCCGGCTGATCGCCGACGACAAGTCCTCCGGCCATTCCCGGCCGCTGGCGCTGCTGTTCCTGGACATGGACAATTTCAAGTTCATCAACGACAGCTTCGGCCACAAGGCGGGCGACGAGTTGCTGATGGCGCTCGGCCTGCGCGTCCGCCGGGCGGCCGGCGAGGGGCTGTTCATCGCAAGGCTGGGCGGTGACGAATTCGTCGTGGTCGTCCATGGCGGCGAGCCCGGCGAGCCGGCCGACGTGGCGCAACGGCTGGAACAGGCGCTGGCCGCTCCCTTCCTGGTCGAAGGGCAGCATTTCTTCGTCACCTGCAGCGTCGGCATCGCCCGCTATCCCTGGGATGGACGTTGCTTCGACGATCTGCTGCAGAATGCCGACACCGCCATGTACCGGGCCAAGGACAGCGGGCGCGGACGTATCTGCACCTTCACCCCCGAGATGAACCGCCGGGTGGTGGAGCGCATGCGGATGCTGAGCCGGGCGCGGCTGGCCTTCGACCGCCAGTCCTTCAGCCTGCAATACCAGCCCCAGGTGGCGACGTCCGACGGCCGGGTCCGCGGATTCGAGGCGCTGATCCGCTGGACCGATGCGGAACTGGGGCCGGTCTCCCCCGACCGCTTCATTCCGGTGTGCGAGGATTCGGGGCTGATCGTCCCGCTCGGCCTGTGGGTGCTGGAGACGGCCTGCATCGAGGCGATGGGGCTGGCCTGCCGCGGCATCGGCAGCATCACGATGAGCGTCAACATGTCGGCGGTGCAGCTCGCCCAGAACGATTTCGTGCCGCGGGTGCTGGAGGTGCTGGACCGAACCGGCCTGCCGCCGAACCGGCTGGAGCTGGAGATCACCGAGTCGCAGATGATCGGATCGCTGGACGCCGCCATCGACAAGCTGAACGCGCTGCGACAGATCGGCGTCCACATCGCTTTGGACGATTTCGGCACCGGCTATTCGTCGCTGACCTATCTGCGGACCCTGCCGATCAGCACGCTGAAGCTCGACAAGGCCTTCATCAACGACGTTCATCGCCGGCCCGACGCGCGCAGCATGGTGTCGTCCATCTCGCGCATCGCCCACGACCTGAGTCGCTGCGTGGTGGCTGAGGGGGTGGAGGAACTGGCCCAATGGGAGGCTCTGTCACGGATGGGCTGCGACATGATCCAGGGCTATTTCGTCAGCCGGCCGCTGCCCGCCGACCGCATCGACGGCTTCCTGGCGGCTTGGGAGGAGCGGCGTATGGTCTTGCCCATCGTTTCCCGCGACGACGTGGTGGTCGGCATGTCAACTGCCGGGGCGAACCGGCAGCCGAATGGCCGCGAGCCGGTCTGA